A genomic window from Streptomyces sp. 846.5 includes:
- a CDS encoding response regulator transcription factor, translated as MTRVLLAEDDVAISEPLARALRREGYEVVVREDGPSALEAGLEGGNIDLLVLDLGLPGMDGLEVCRRLRADGHGFPVLVLTARADEVDTVVGLDAGADDYVTKPFRLAELLARVRALLRRGTVDLTTGAHGVKIDVESHRAWIGEEELQLSAKEFELLRVLVRDAGRVVTREQIMRQVWDTTWWTSTKTLDMHISWLRKKLGDDAASPRYITTVRGVGFRFEKG; from the coding sequence ATGACCCGTGTACTGCTCGCCGAGGACGACGTCGCCATCTCGGAACCGCTCGCCCGCGCGCTGCGCCGCGAGGGTTACGAGGTCGTGGTCCGCGAGGACGGCCCCTCGGCCCTGGAGGCCGGTCTCGAGGGCGGCAACATCGACCTGCTGGTGCTCGACCTCGGACTGCCCGGGATGGACGGCCTGGAGGTGTGCCGACGGCTGCGCGCCGACGGTCACGGCTTCCCGGTGCTGGTGCTCACCGCCCGCGCCGACGAGGTCGACACGGTGGTCGGCCTGGACGCGGGCGCCGACGACTACGTCACCAAGCCGTTCCGGCTCGCCGAGCTGCTGGCCCGGGTCCGGGCGCTGCTGCGTCGCGGCACGGTGGACCTCACCACCGGCGCCCACGGTGTGAAGATCGACGTGGAGTCGCACCGCGCCTGGATCGGCGAGGAGGAACTCCAGCTCTCCGCAAAGGAGTTCGAACTGCTCCGGGTGCTGGTGCGGGACGCCGGCCGGGTGGTCACCCGCGAGCAGATCATGCGCCAGGTCTGGGACACCACCTGGTGGACCTCCACCAAGACCCTCGACATGCACATCTCCTGGCTCCGCAAGAAGCTCGGCGACGACGCCGCCAGCCCCCGCTACATCACCACCGTGCGCGGCGTCGGCTTCCGGTTCGAGAAGGGCTGA
- a CDS encoding ATP-binding protein, which produces MQRRLINSTLAVVLVVVALFCAPLALVEKRSIENNAQEQVSSEALHLIGVVENRLVAGEPIDAEALSGLTGQNAQRYAVVELPGQPAITLGAKPSGGNPVSATETGPHGEKVTVQESRGPLNRNIRNMLLLLVLVAVLTLVAAALLAVWQAKRLARPLTDLAETAERLGSGDPRPRQRRYGVVELDRVAEVLDASAERIARMLTAERRLAADASHQLRTPLTALSMRLEEIAETDNLTTVREEAAIALGQVERLTDVVQRLLTNSRDQRKSSAKPFELDEVIKQQAEEWSPALRRAGRTLYLEGPPGLLALGNSGAVAQVLAALIENSLMHGDGAVTIRTRVRGSSVVLEVQDEGAGVPSELGARVFERAVSGHNSTGIGLAVARDLAEADGGRLELLSQRPPVFALFLGRPEGPDSAKVRT; this is translated from the coding sequence GTGCAGCGCCGGCTGATCAACTCCACCCTCGCCGTCGTCCTGGTGGTGGTCGCGCTGTTCTGCGCCCCGCTCGCCCTGGTCGAGAAGCGCAGCATCGAGAACAACGCCCAGGAGCAGGTCTCCTCGGAGGCGCTGCACCTGATCGGGGTCGTGGAGAACCGCCTGGTCGCGGGCGAGCCCATCGACGCCGAGGCACTGTCCGGGCTGACCGGCCAGAACGCCCAGCGCTATGCCGTGGTCGAGCTGCCGGGACAGCCGGCCATAACGCTCGGCGCCAAGCCGTCGGGCGGCAACCCGGTGAGCGCGACCGAGACCGGGCCGCACGGCGAGAAGGTCACCGTCCAGGAGTCGCGCGGGCCGCTGAACCGCAACATCCGCAACATGCTGCTGCTCCTGGTCCTGGTCGCGGTGCTCACCCTGGTGGCGGCGGCGCTGCTCGCGGTATGGCAGGCCAAGCGGCTGGCCCGTCCGCTCACCGACCTCGCCGAGACCGCCGAACGCCTGGGCTCCGGCGACCCGCGCCCCCGGCAGCGCCGCTACGGCGTGGTCGAGCTGGACCGGGTCGCCGAGGTGCTGGACGCCAGCGCCGAGCGCATCGCCCGGATGCTCACCGCCGAGCGCCGTCTCGCCGCCGACGCCTCGCACCAGCTGCGCACCCCGCTCACCGCACTGTCGATGCGGCTGGAGGAGATCGCCGAGACCGACAACCTGACCACGGTCAGGGAGGAGGCCGCGATCGCCCTGGGCCAGGTGGAACGGCTCACCGACGTGGTGCAGCGGCTGCTCACCAACAGCCGGGACCAGCGCAAGAGCTCGGCGAAGCCGTTCGAGCTGGACGAGGTGATCAAGCAGCAGGCCGAGGAGTGGAGCCCCGCGCTGCGCCGCGCCGGACGCACCCTCTACCTGGAGGGCCCGCCCGGACTGCTGGCACTGGGCAACTCGGGTGCGGTCGCCCAGGTGCTGGCGGCACTGATCGAGAACTCACTGATGCACGGCGACGGTGCGGTCACCATCCGCACCCGGGTCCGAGGCTCCTCGGTGGTGCTGGAGGTCCAGGACGAGGGCGCCGGCGTCCCGAGCGAGCTGGGCGCGCGGGTCTTCGAGCGCGCCGTCAGCGGCCACAACTCCACCGGCATCGGCCTGGCCGTCGCCCGCGACCTGGCGGAAGCAGACGGAGGCCGACTGGAACTGTTGTCCCAGCGGCCTCCGGTGTTCGCACTCTTCCTGGGACGCCCTGAGGGCCCCGACAGTGCGAAGGTAAGAACGTAA
- a CDS encoding GtrA family protein, which yields MTSTPGPAPAAPNVLRRLVHELAKFGIVGIVGVVVQLVAFSILLDSMQTVRANVVATLIAIGTNYIGYRYWVYRHADKKTRSREITLFLIFSGIGLLIQNAVLYALTYGLGLDTKIEKLVCTVVGIGVATVFRFWSYRTWVFKAVPDAAAAVIEAADAVGQAERILAAEQVKLSTGHAEFQAKAKEL from the coding sequence ATGACCTCGACCCCCGGTCCTGCGCCCGCAGCGCCCAACGTTCTGCGTCGGCTCGTCCATGAGCTGGCCAAGTTCGGGATCGTCGGCATAGTCGGCGTCGTCGTCCAGCTGGTCGCCTTCAGCATCCTGCTCGACTCGATGCAGACCGTGCGCGCCAACGTCGTGGCAACGCTGATCGCGATCGGCACCAACTACATCGGCTACCGGTACTGGGTGTACCGGCACGCCGACAAGAAGACCCGGTCCCGCGAGATCACCCTGTTCCTGATCTTCAGCGGCATCGGCCTGCTGATCCAGAACGCCGTGCTCTACGCGCTGACCTACGGCCTCGGCCTGGACACCAAGATCGAGAAGCTGGTGTGCACCGTCGTGGGTATCGGCGTCGCCACGGTCTTCCGCTTCTGGTCCTACCGGACCTGGGTCTTCAAGGCCGTTCCCGACGCGGCCGCGGCCGTGATCGAGGCGGCCGACGCGGTCGGCCAGGCCGAGCGGATCCTGGCCGCCGAGCAGGTCAAGCTGAGCACCGGGCACGCCGAGTTCCAGGCGAAGGCCAAGGAGCTCTAA
- a CDS encoding 5-(carboxyamino)imidazole ribonucleotide synthase — MTFPVVGMIGGGQLARMAHQAAIPLGVRFRLLADTPQDSAALVVNDVVLGDYRDLDTLRRFAASCDVITFDHEHVPTEHLRALQAEGVAVRPGPDALVFAQDKGLMRARLDELGVPCPRHRLVADPQDVAAFAAEGSGFPVVLKTTRGGYDGKGVWVVGDQSEAAEPFRAGVPVLAEEKVDFVRELAADVVRSPHGQAVAYPVVESLQKDGICHEVTAPAPGLSADLAAEAQALALRIAGELDITGHLAVELFQTRDGRILVNELAMRPHNSGHWSIDGAVTSQFENHIRAVLDLPLGDPRPRAPWTVMVNVLGGDYPDMYHAFLHCMARDPGLRIHMYGKDVKPGRKVGHVTVFGDDLDDVRERARHAAAYLRGDITE, encoded by the coding sequence GTGACTTTTCCAGTAGTCGGCATGATCGGCGGCGGGCAGCTCGCCCGAATGGCTCACCAGGCGGCGATCCCGCTGGGCGTGAGGTTCAGGCTTCTCGCGGACACTCCGCAGGACTCCGCGGCTCTGGTGGTGAACGACGTCGTCCTCGGTGACTACCGGGACCTCGACACCCTGCGGCGCTTCGCCGCCAGCTGCGACGTCATCACCTTCGACCACGAGCACGTCCCCACCGAGCACCTGCGGGCGCTCCAGGCCGAGGGCGTCGCGGTCAGGCCGGGGCCGGACGCGCTGGTGTTCGCGCAGGACAAGGGGCTGATGCGGGCCAGGCTGGACGAGCTGGGCGTGCCCTGCCCCCGGCACCGGCTGGTCGCCGACCCGCAGGACGTCGCCGCCTTCGCCGCCGAGGGTTCCGGCTTCCCGGTGGTGCTGAAGACCACCCGCGGGGGCTACGACGGCAAGGGCGTCTGGGTCGTCGGCGACCAGTCCGAGGCTGCGGAGCCGTTCCGGGCCGGCGTCCCGGTCCTCGCCGAGGAGAAGGTCGACTTCGTCCGGGAGCTGGCGGCCGATGTGGTGCGCTCCCCGCACGGCCAGGCCGTCGCCTACCCGGTGGTCGAGTCCCTGCAGAAGGACGGCATCTGCCACGAGGTCACCGCCCCGGCCCCCGGCCTCTCCGCCGATCTGGCGGCCGAGGCCCAGGCGCTGGCGCTGCGCATCGCCGGGGAACTGGACATCACCGGGCACCTCGCGGTCGAGCTGTTCCAGACCCGCGACGGCCGCATCCTGGTCAACGAGCTGGCCATGCGGCCGCACAACTCCGGCCACTGGTCCATCGACGGCGCGGTCACCTCGCAGTTCGAGAACCACATCCGCGCCGTCCTCGACCTGCCGCTGGGCGACCCCCGACCGCGGGCGCCCTGGACCGTGATGGTCAACGTCCTCGGCGGCGACTACCCGGACATGTACCACGCGTTCCTGCACTGCATGGCCCGCGACCCCGGGCTGCGCATCCACATGTACGGCAAGGACGTGAAGCCCGGTCGTAAGGTGGGCCACGTCACAGTCTTCGGGGACGACCTGGACGACGTCCGGGAGCGCGCCCGCCATGCCGCCGCGTACCTGCGCGGCGACATCACTGAATAA
- the purE gene encoding 5-(carboxyamino)imidazole ribonucleotide mutase, whose product MPEQPLVGIVMGSDSDWPVMEAAAKALDEFEVAYEVDVLSAHRMPREMVAYGEQAAGRGLKAIIAGAGGAAHLPGMLASVTTLPVIGVPVPLKYLDGMDSLLSIVQMPAGVPVATVSIGGARNAGLLAVRQLAAFDPELAERMRDFQQELNSQATDKGKKLRAKVSGGNSFGFGG is encoded by the coding sequence ATGCCTGAGCAGCCGTTGGTCGGGATCGTCATGGGATCGGACTCCGACTGGCCGGTGATGGAGGCCGCCGCCAAGGCCCTCGACGAGTTCGAGGTCGCCTACGAGGTCGATGTCCTGTCCGCGCACCGGATGCCCCGCGAGATGGTCGCGTACGGGGAGCAGGCCGCCGGGCGCGGCCTCAAGGCGATCATCGCGGGCGCGGGCGGCGCCGCCCACCTGCCCGGGATGCTCGCCTCGGTCACCACGCTGCCGGTGATCGGCGTGCCGGTGCCGCTGAAGTACCTGGACGGCATGGACTCGCTGCTGTCGATCGTGCAGATGCCGGCCGGGGTCCCGGTGGCGACGGTGTCGATCGGCGGGGCGCGCAACGCCGGGCTGCTGGCGGTCCGTCAGCTGGCCGCGTTCGACCCCGAACTCGCCGAGCGGATGCGGGACTTCCAGCAGGAGCTGAACAGCCAGGCCACCGACAAGGGCAAGAAGCTGCGGGCCAAGGTCAGTGGCGGCAACAGCTTCGGCTTCGGGGGCTGA
- a CDS encoding dipeptidase, protein MSELTDWTAPAPELLDRARALLAEHPVVDGHNDLPWALRQQVGYDLDALDIATDQSAHLHTDLARLTAGGVGAQFWSVYVRSDFAGDRAVSATLEQMDCVRALAARYPDRLRLAFSADDIEAVRAEGRIASLMGAEGGHSIDCSLATLRALYALGVRYMTLTHNDNLPWADSATDKPVAGGLTRFGEEVVLEMNRLGMLVDLSHVSADTMRDAIRVTRAPVVFSHSSSRAVCDHPRNVPDDVLEQLAVNGGVAMVTFVPKFILPEAIAWTKAADANLEAHGFHALETTPEAMVVQRAFEAANPPPRASAATVADHLDHMRGVAGVDHIGIGGDFDGTAFTPDGLSDVSGYPNLIAELLSRGWSETDLAKLTWSNAVRVLREAEGVAASLRDEVPSIATIEQLDR, encoded by the coding sequence ATGAGCGAGCTGACGGACTGGACCGCCCCCGCGCCCGAACTGCTGGACCGGGCAAGGGCGTTGCTCGCCGAGCACCCCGTCGTGGACGGGCACAACGACCTGCCCTGGGCGCTGCGCCAGCAGGTCGGCTACGACCTCGACGCCCTCGACATCGCCACCGACCAGAGCGCCCATCTGCACACCGACCTGGCCCGGTTGACGGCCGGCGGGGTCGGCGCACAGTTCTGGTCGGTGTACGTGCGCTCGGACTTCGCCGGGGACCGGGCCGTCAGCGCCACGCTGGAGCAGATGGACTGCGTGCGGGCGCTCGCCGCCCGCTACCCGGACCGGCTCCGGCTCGCCTTCAGTGCCGACGACATCGAGGCGGTCCGCGCCGAGGGCCGGATCGCCTCGCTGATGGGCGCCGAGGGCGGGCACTCCATCGACTGCTCGCTGGCCACGCTGCGGGCCCTGTACGCCCTGGGCGTCCGCTATATGACGCTCACTCACAACGACAACCTGCCGTGGGCGGACTCCGCCACCGACAAGCCGGTGGCCGGCGGCCTGACCCGCTTCGGCGAGGAGGTCGTCCTGGAGATGAACCGGCTCGGCATGCTGGTCGACCTCTCGCATGTCTCCGCGGACACCATGCGGGACGCGATCCGGGTCACCCGCGCGCCGGTGGTCTTCTCGCACTCCTCCTCCCGGGCCGTCTGCGACCACCCGCGCAACGTCCCCGACGACGTGCTGGAGCAGCTGGCCGTCAACGGCGGGGTGGCGATGGTCACCTTCGTACCCAAGTTCATCCTCCCCGAGGCGATCGCCTGGACGAAGGCCGCCGACGCCAACCTGGAGGCGCACGGGTTCCACGCGCTGGAGACCACGCCGGAGGCGATGGTGGTGCAGCGGGCGTTCGAGGCGGCGAATCCGCCGCCGCGGGCCTCGGCGGCGACGGTGGCGGACCACCTGGACCACATGCGCGGGGTGGCCGGCGTCGACCACATCGGCATCGGCGGCGACTTCGACGGCACGGCTTTCACCCCTGACGGCCTCAGCGACGTCTCCGGCTACCCGAACCTGATCGCCGAACTCCTCAGCCGAGGCTGGTCGGAGACCGACCTCGCCAAGCTGACCTGGAGCAACGCGGTCCGGGTCCTGCGCGAGGCCGAGGGCGTGGCTGCTTCGCTGAGGGATGAGGTGCCGTCCATCGCCACGATCGAGCAACTGGACCGGTAG
- a CDS encoding TetR/AcrR family transcriptional regulator, with translation MTTNPDRSVVAEDARRRRRPTKQGTVLSEALIVETALRLIRQHGAAALTVRRLGAALGADPSALYRYFRNTDDLLLAVADELIGQAWTGWQSTGGWRSDLRELGLRMHAAYQQHPQAAMLATYRVTGRAHEARAIEIILGVLRGAGFPDPEAVRLYHGFVDLGLAFAALDAAGLALPPEARAAERDVWNHTYSELPAATHPNIAAVAQLLRAEMGRSAYAQTLEQFLEAAELRLREAGGC, from the coding sequence ATGACGACCAACCCCGATCGGTCCGTGGTGGCCGAGGACGCCCGCCGGCGGCGCCGTCCGACCAAGCAGGGCACCGTGCTCTCCGAGGCGCTGATCGTGGAGACCGCGCTGCGGCTGATCCGGCAGCACGGCGCGGCGGCGCTGACCGTACGGCGGCTCGGCGCCGCGCTGGGCGCCGACCCCAGCGCGCTGTACCGGTACTTCCGCAACACCGACGACCTGCTGCTGGCCGTCGCCGACGAGCTGATCGGCCAGGCCTGGACGGGCTGGCAGTCCACCGGCGGCTGGCGCAGCGACCTGCGCGAGCTGGGGCTGCGGATGCACGCCGCGTACCAGCAGCATCCGCAGGCGGCGATGCTGGCGACCTACCGGGTCACCGGGCGCGCCCACGAGGCGCGGGCGATCGAGATCATCCTCGGGGTGCTTCGCGGGGCGGGGTTCCCGGACCCCGAGGCGGTGCGGCTCTACCACGGGTTCGTCGACCTGGGGCTGGCCTTCGCCGCGCTGGACGCTGCGGGGCTGGCGCTGCCGCCGGAGGCGCGGGCCGCGGAGCGGGACGTCTGGAACCACACCTACAGCGAGCTGCCGGCTGCGACGCATCCCAATATCGCGGCGGTCGCGCAGTTGCTCCGGGCGGAGATGGGGCGCAGCGCTTATGCGCAGACGCTGGAGCAGTTCTTGGAGGCGGCGGAGTTGCGGCTTCGGGAAGCGGGGGGTTGCTGA
- a CDS encoding APC family permease has product MSDEMRRSLGVVDGVVIAASSTAATSSIGIGMGLLAGVVGLHLPIIMLLAFLPILGIAGAYGRLNRVEPNCGNSYVWVGRSLSPWLGFLSGWVNLVGTVVFMAYTTTVTGSAILQFLGEAHLTGVAGVRLNPGSTLQSTLIGLFVLVAVVIAATSGVAVAARLQRYLLVFEYLVLLGFCGYGLFVGSQPFSLDWFNPFGIPSLSALAQGMVLAVFCYWGFDAAFSVSEETRDPRDASRGGTIALFTMLGLFLLGAVAFQRVLTVGQLADHGAEGLTYFGNRLAHQPLAALPLVALMFSAVASLQAGVIPSARGMFAMGRDRTLGPVWVRISPRYGTPAAGTLLLGAIAAAIAVLSLVIPKVSDLISAAVNAIGIVVALYYGLTALAAASRFRGLLRTAPWEGVRAVLVPVLSALVLFALGGYLCWSFYHSTDHFAVDAANGWFQLTIPALMIVSGLMVAAWAKWVRRSDYFTTGRGTDADATDLLAEAGLSA; this is encoded by the coding sequence ATGAGCGACGAGATGCGCAGATCCCTCGGCGTGGTGGACGGTGTGGTGATCGCCGCGTCCAGTACCGCCGCCACCTCCAGCATCGGCATCGGGATGGGGCTGCTGGCAGGAGTGGTCGGGCTGCACCTGCCGATCATCATGCTGCTGGCGTTCCTGCCGATCCTCGGCATCGCCGGGGCGTACGGGCGGCTCAACCGGGTCGAGCCCAACTGCGGCAACAGCTACGTCTGGGTCGGCCGCTCGCTCAGCCCCTGGCTGGGCTTCCTCTCCGGCTGGGTCAACCTGGTCGGCACGGTGGTGTTCATGGCCTACACCACCACGGTCACCGGCTCGGCGATCCTGCAGTTCCTCGGCGAGGCCCACCTCACCGGCGTCGCCGGCGTCAGGCTGAACCCCGGGTCCACCCTCCAGTCCACCCTGATCGGCCTGTTCGTCCTGGTCGCGGTGGTGATCGCGGCCACCAGCGGGGTCGCCGTGGCCGCCCGGCTCCAGCGCTACCTGCTGGTCTTCGAGTACCTGGTGCTGCTGGGCTTCTGCGGCTACGGCCTGTTCGTCGGCAGCCAGCCGTTCAGCCTGGACTGGTTCAACCCCTTCGGCATCCCCTCGCTCAGCGCCCTCGCCCAGGGCATGGTGCTCGCGGTGTTCTGCTACTGGGGCTTCGACGCGGCCTTCAGCGTCAGCGAGGAGACCCGCGACCCGCGCGACGCCTCGCGCGGCGGCACCATCGCCCTGTTCACCATGCTCGGACTGTTCCTGCTCGGCGCCGTTGCGTTCCAGCGGGTGCTCACCGTCGGCCAGTTGGCCGACCATGGCGCCGAGGGCCTCACCTACTTCGGCAACCGGCTCGCCCACCAGCCGCTGGCGGCGCTGCCGCTGGTCGCGCTGATGTTCTCGGCCGTCGCCTCGCTGCAGGCAGGCGTCATCCCCAGCGCGCGCGGCATGTTCGCGATGGGCCGGGACCGCACCCTCGGCCCGGTCTGGGTCCGGATCAGCCCCCGCTACGGCACCCCGGCCGCCGGGACCCTGCTGCTGGGCGCGATCGCGGCCGCGATCGCCGTGCTGTCCCTGGTCATCCCCAAGGTGAGCGACCTGATCAGCGCCGCCGTCAACGCGATCGGTATCGTCGTGGCGCTGTACTACGGACTGACGGCGCTGGCCGCGGCGAGCCGGTTCCGCGGGCTGCTGCGCACGGCGCCCTGGGAGGGGGTGCGGGCGGTGCTGGTCCCGGTGCTGAGCGCGCTGGTGCTGTTCGCCCTCGGCGGCTACCTGTGCTGGAGCTTCTACCACTCGACGGACCACTTCGCGGTGGACGCGGCCAACGGCTGGTTCCAGCTGACCATTCCGGCGCTGATGATCGTCTCGGGCCTGATGGTCGCGGCGTGGGCCAAGTGGGTCCGCAGGTCCGACTACTTCACCACCGGCCGCGGCACCGACGCCGACGCCACGGACCTCCTGGCGGAGGCCGGCCTGTCCGCCTGA
- a CDS encoding amidohydrolase: MTTHPQPATSDPASSATSGSRGGTGGRSPEGWSTTHADLVLTGGPVLTVDGARSRAGSVAVTAGRITAVGQDEVRALIGPGTEVVDLAGRLLLPGFQDAHIHAVYGGVELGECDLTGTTDLDEYRRRIRAYAEAHPEREWITGGGWSMESFPGGTPTRQFLDALVPDRPVYLLNRDHHGAWANTRALELAGLTAATADPSDGRIEREADGTPGGTLQEGATGLVARIVPPTTLADRVAGLLRAQQLLHSLGITAWQDALLGVFNGQPDPSDAYLAIASDGRLTARVNGALWWDRSRGAEQIPELVERRERLRVGRLRADSVKIMQDGITENFTAAMTVPYLDGCGCSTANSGLSFVDPDALRDYVTELDALDFQVHFHALGDRAVREALDAVEAARAANGFRDTRHHLAHLQVVHPDDVPRFRALGAVANLQPLWAAHEPQMDELTIPFLGGDSAQWQYPFADLLRAGATLASGSDWPVSSPDPIQGIHTAVNRRGYGDGAHPVFLPDQRLDLGTAVAAYTAGSAYVNHLDDAGSIRVGAVADFVVLDSDPFVGPAEEIGAAKVEQTFVGGERVWCR; encoded by the coding sequence ATGACTACTCACCCACAACCGGCAACGTCTGACCCGGCGAGCTCGGCCACCTCGGGTTCACGTGGGGGTACGGGGGGTCGCTCCCCGGAGGGTTGGAGTACCACCCACGCCGACCTGGTCCTCACCGGCGGCCCCGTCCTCACCGTCGACGGTGCGCGCAGCCGGGCCGGCTCCGTCGCCGTCACCGCGGGGCGGATCACCGCCGTCGGCCAGGACGAGGTCCGCGCGCTGATCGGCCCCGGGACGGAGGTGGTGGACCTGGCCGGGCGGCTGCTGCTGCCCGGCTTCCAGGACGCGCACATCCACGCCGTCTACGGCGGCGTGGAACTGGGCGAGTGCGATCTCACCGGCACCACCGACCTGGACGAGTACCGCCGCCGCATCCGCGCCTATGCCGAGGCGCACCCCGAGCGGGAGTGGATCACCGGTGGCGGCTGGTCCATGGAGAGCTTCCCCGGCGGCACCCCCACCCGGCAGTTCCTGGACGCCCTGGTCCCCGACCGCCCGGTCTACCTGCTGAACCGGGACCACCACGGGGCCTGGGCCAACACCCGGGCCCTGGAACTGGCCGGGCTCACCGCCGCCACGGCGGACCCGTCCGACGGCCGGATCGAACGCGAGGCCGACGGAACCCCCGGCGGGACCCTGCAGGAGGGCGCGACCGGCCTGGTCGCCCGCATCGTTCCGCCGACCACCCTCGCCGACCGGGTCGCCGGGCTGCTGCGGGCGCAGCAGTTGCTGCACTCCCTCGGCATCACCGCCTGGCAGGACGCGCTCCTGGGCGTCTTCAACGGCCAGCCCGACCCCTCCGACGCCTACCTCGCCATCGCCTCCGACGGCCGTCTCACCGCGCGGGTCAACGGCGCCCTGTGGTGGGACCGGTCGCGCGGCGCGGAGCAGATCCCCGAGCTGGTCGAGCGGCGCGAGCGGCTCCGGGTCGGACGGCTGCGGGCCGACTCCGTCAAGATCATGCAGGACGGCATCACCGAGAACTTCACCGCCGCGATGACCGTGCCGTACCTGGACGGCTGCGGCTGCTCGACCGCCAACAGCGGCCTCAGCTTCGTCGATCCGGACGCCCTGCGGGACTACGTCACCGAGCTGGACGCCCTCGACTTCCAGGTCCACTTCCACGCCCTGGGCGACCGCGCGGTCCGCGAGGCGCTGGACGCGGTGGAGGCGGCCCGCGCCGCCAACGGATTCCGCGACACCCGGCACCACCTGGCCCACCTCCAGGTCGTCCACCCGGACGACGTCCCCCGCTTCCGCGCGCTGGGCGCGGTCGCCAACCTCCAGCCGCTGTGGGCGGCGCACGAGCCGCAGATGGACGAGCTGACCATTCCGTTCCTCGGCGGGGACTCGGCGCAGTGGCAGTACCCCTTCGCCGACCTGCTGCGCGCCGGCGCGACGCTTGCCTCCGGCAGCGACTGGCCGGTCAGCAGCCCGGACCCGATCCAGGGGATCCACACGGCGGTCAACCGCAGGGGCTACGGCGACGGCGCGCACCCCGTCTTCCTGCCGGACCAGCGGCTGGACCTCGGCACAGCGGTCGCCGCGTACACGGCCGGGTCCGCCTACGTGAACCACCTCGACGACGCGGGGAGCATCCGCGTGGGGGCGGTTGCAGACTTCGTCGTTTTGGATAGTGACCCATTTGTGGGGCCCGCTGAGGAGATCGGGGCGGCGAAGGTGGAGCAGACGTTCGTTGGGGGTGAGCGGGTCTGGTGCAGGTAG
- a CDS encoding Uma2 family endonuclease, which yields MTEQSIYQHLREFAEHFEPPAPFGPHIEISDGKIVMMISPSGAHDLDAMRVTNQLARQLPAGLFAGGFDIEHPLAAKMRRPDVAVVDEDAAITSEAVDATAVHLAVEIVSPSNPENDYIDKVRDYPLMGVPRYLIVDPRNGACLYYWDSDGKTYRQSLPYTFGDVISVGDWTIDTSELVLYPPKRHR from the coding sequence ATGACGGAGCAGTCGATTTATCAGCACTTGCGTGAGTTTGCTGAGCACTTCGAGCCGCCGGCGCCGTTCGGTCCGCACATCGAGATCAGCGACGGCAAGATCGTCATGATGATAAGTCCGTCAGGGGCTCATGACCTGGACGCGATGCGTGTTACCAACCAGCTCGCCCGGCAGCTTCCGGCAGGCCTCTTCGCGGGGGGATTCGACATCGAGCATCCGCTCGCGGCGAAGATGCGACGCCCCGATGTCGCCGTTGTGGACGAGGACGCCGCAATCACGTCCGAGGCCGTCGACGCCACTGCGGTCCACCTCGCGGTGGAGATCGTCTCTCCCTCCAACCCGGAGAACGACTACATCGACAAGGTCCGGGACTACCCGCTGATGGGCGTCCCCCGCTACCTCATCGTCGATCCCCGCAACGGCGCCTGTCTCTACTACTGGGACAGCGACGGGAAGACCTACCGCCAGTCGCTGCCGTACACCTTCGGCGATGTGATTTCCGTGGGCGACTGGACGATCGACACCTCCGAGCTGGTGCTGTACCCGCCCAAGAGGCATCGCTGA
- a CDS encoding CoA-binding protein, which yields MSSYGDDATVREILEGTGDTWAVVGLSNNTARAAYGVAKVLQRYGKRVVPVHPSAETVHGEEGYPSLAAIPFPVDVVDVFVNSSLAGAVADEAVAVGAKAVWFQLNVIDEGAYRRTRDAGVAMVMDRCPAIEIPRLPR from the coding sequence ATGAGCAGCTACGGCGACGACGCCACCGTCCGCGAGATCCTGGAGGGCACCGGGGACACCTGGGCGGTGGTCGGCCTCTCCAACAACACCGCACGCGCCGCGTACGGCGTGGCCAAGGTGCTGCAGCGGTACGGCAAGCGGGTGGTGCCGGTGCACCCCTCGGCCGAGACGGTGCACGGCGAAGAGGGCTACCCCTCGCTGGCCGCCATCCCCTTCCCGGTGGACGTGGTCGACGTCTTCGTCAACAGCAGCCTCGCCGGAGCAGTCGCCGACGAGGCGGTCGCCGTCGGCGCCAAGGCGGTCTGGTTCCAACTGAACGTCATCGACGAAGGCGCGTACCGGCGCACGCGCGACGCCGGGGTCGCAATGGTGATGGACCGCTGCCCGGCGATCGAGATCCCCCGCCTGCCGCGCTGA